The genomic stretch AATGAGCTTGCCGGTCTTGGGCTCGATGGTCGATTTGCCAACCAGCGCCTTGCCCTTGAGGTAATAGGAGATGGGACGGGTTGGATCGGCAGCAATTGCCTTGTCGGCAGCCACTACTGTCTCATCCGCATGGCCTGTACGGTCGAGGATGATCGCCGAGTTGGTGTAATACATCGCCGCGCCCTTGGGATCGATCTTGGCGGCGGCTTCATATGCGGCTACCGATTCAGGAAGCTTACCGAGGTTGGCGTACACCTCGCCAAGCGTATTGTTCGCGGCGCCCTGGATGTCAATGCTGGGCTTCTTGGAAGCGGCTTCCAGTTCCAGCGCCTTGTTCAGCGAGGTCAGCGCGTCCTCATTCTTCTTCTCACCAGCCTGCGCCGTTCCCAGTTCCAGCCAGAGCACAGAGGCATCCGGCTTGGCGGTGGTTGCCTGCTTCATCAGCGTCTCGGCTTCCGCATAGTTCTTCGCCCGGTTGTCGTCGCGCGCCTGCTTCAGCGTGGCGTTCAGGTTCTTGATCTGCGCATTTTCCTTCATTGCCTCGGCGTTCTTCTTGCGCAGTTCTTCCGCCGCTTTACGCTGCTCAGGGGTGAGCTTCGACATGTAATCCGGACGTCCCAGGTCGAAGTCCTGCAATACATCCACGCCAGGCCCGAACTTCACATTGGGAAACTGATCGACATCCTTGCCTTCTGCATTGTCGAGCGTGATGTAATAGGTGCCCGGAGCAATGCCCTCGCCCTTGTAGTCACCATTGGCATCGGCGACGAAGGAGTATTTCACATCTTTTGCAGCGCCATCCTTGGACAGCTTGACCGTCGACTTGGCCATGGGTGCGCCGACCGGATCCTGGTTGTGTCCATGAATCTTCGCGGTGGGTTCCTGTGCAAACGCGGGCATTATGAAAAGCAATACCAATGCCAGCCAGAGTGTTGTCTTCCGTTTCATGTCATCTCCTTGGATCGCGTAGCGATGGCATTTGTGCCTGCTACAGGTCCTTCTACTGCAATTTAGAGGCTCACGCCTCTCACAACCATTAGCAACCCTCAACTCCGGGATTGGATGCGTACGGAATCGGATCGCGGGCACCCGCATCGCGGAATGCTCTGAGCCGCAGGACGCAACTATCACATACACCGCATGCTTTCTCTTCGCCGGAATAGCACGACCACGTTAAATGGAACGGTGCACGCAATTCAAGACCAAGACGCACGATCTCACTCTTCTTTAACTGAATAAGCGGCGTAACTACTTCGATGTCTCCGTCACGGGTTCCGGTTTGGATCAGCCGCTGAAATGCCTCGTAATACTGCGGACGGCAATCCGGATACCCTGAGCTGTCCTGCTCCACCGCGCCGATAAAGATTCGTTTCGCCCCGATGACCTCCGCCCAACTGACCGCCGCAGACAGAAAATGAGCATTGCGAAAAGGGACGTAAGTCACTGGAATAGAAGCACCTATGGCTTCCTCGCTGGGTGCTTCCGGAATCGCAATGGAGGGGTCCGTCAGGGCAGATCCGCCGATCTTGCGGAATAGCCCCATCTCGAGCGGCAGAAAGTGCTTAATCCCCAGCACCTCGGCAACTGCGCGTGCACTCTTCAGTTCCCGCGCTTCCGTGCGCTGGCCATAACTGAAGTGCAGCGCGTAGGCGTCATAATCGCGAGCGGCAAGAGCGGCGCAGACGGAGGAATCCATTCCCCCGGAGAGGCAGACAACCGCCTTGGCGCGAGCTCCGGAATTGGCGGTCTCCTGTTGCATCTCTCCATGCTACGACAGATCCCATGTGGCCCACTTGTGAGCCATGACACATACGACGCAACTCGCGGTGGCTGGCCTGGGGATACGACCCCCGCCAAATCCAGGGAGGCGCCTTCCCCACGCGGGAGGCGGCTGAATCCCCCCAGATTCCGGGCGGCGCGGGAACAGTCTAGACTTAATAGAAGTATGCAAATTCGCCCCGCTACCCCTGAAGATGCGCCGGAGATGCTGGCGCTTATCCGCGGACTGGCCGAGTACGAGCGCGAGCCGCACGCGGTGGAGACCACCGAGGCCGACCTGCTGCGCGACGGATTTGGCCCCTCCCCCTTCTTTCACGCGTTCGTAGCCATCGACGAGAACCAGACCGTAGGATTGGCGCTCTACTTTTACAACTGGTCGACCTGGCGCGGCTGCCCCGGCATCCATCTCGAAGACCTGTTTGTGCAACCTGCGTTTCGTGGCCGCGGCATCGGCAAGGCGCTTTTGGCCGCCGTGGCGGCGGTTGCGGTGGAAAACGGATGCGCGCGCCTGCAATGGGACGTGCTCGAGTGGAATCAGCCGGCGATCGACTTTTACCACAGCGTTGGCGCAAAGTTTCTGGATCAATGGCGCACGATGCGGGTGACGGATGAAGCGCTGCCGAATCTGGCTGCCTCCTCGGAGCGCCTGCCATGACGACGAGGAAACCATCTGCCATTCGCGTGATTGGCGGAGGACTGGCCGGACCGGAAGCCGCGTTGACCGCGGCCCGCCTGGGTTGCGAAGTGGCCCTGTACGAGATGCGTCCGGTTAAGACAACGCCTGCGCACCA from Acidisarcina sp. encodes the following:
- a CDS encoding GNAT family N-acetyltransferase, producing the protein MQIRPATPEDAPEMLALIRGLAEYEREPHAVETTEADLLRDGFGPSPFFHAFVAIDENQTVGLALYFYNWSTWRGCPGIHLEDLFVQPAFRGRGIGKALLAAVAAVAVENGCARLQWDVLEWNQPAIDFYHSVGAKFLDQWRTMRVTDEALPNLAASSERLP
- a CDS encoding tetratricopeptide repeat protein, which gives rise to MKRKTTLWLALVLLFIMPAFAQEPTAKIHGHNQDPVGAPMAKSTVKLSKDGAAKDVKYSFVADANGDYKGEGIAPGTYYITLDNAEGKDVDQFPNVKFGPGVDVLQDFDLGRPDYMSKLTPEQRKAAEELRKKNAEAMKENAQIKNLNATLKQARDDNRAKNYAEAETLMKQATTAKPDASVLWLELGTAQAGEKKNEDALTSLNKALELEAASKKPSIDIQGAANNTLGEVYANLGKLPESVAAYEAAAKIDPKGAAMYYTNSAIILDRTGHADETVVAADKAIAADPTRPISYYLKGKALVGKSTIEPKTGKLIAPPGCVEAYEKYLELAPNGPMAPEVKSILAEMSTQVKTTYKAPNKKK
- the queC gene encoding 7-cyano-7-deazaguanine synthase QueC, yielding MQQETANSGARAKAVVCLSGGMDSSVCAALAARDYDAYALHFSYGQRTEARELKSARAVAEVLGIKHFLPLEMGLFRKIGGSALTDPSIAIPEAPSEEAIGASIPVTYVPFRNAHFLSAAVSWAEVIGAKRIFIGAVEQDSSGYPDCRPQYYEAFQRLIQTGTRDGDIEVVTPLIQLKKSEIVRLGLELRAPFHLTWSCYSGEEKACGVCDSCVLRLRAFRDAGARDPIPYASNPGVEGC